DNA sequence from the Elusimicrobiota bacterium genome:
CAGTTTTTGATATTAAAACCGTGTTTATCAGCTATTGAAAGATGATGATAAGCGTCAGCCCGTTTTCCAACGTAAATGGTGCTTGCATCAGTCAAAAAAGGAAATCCTGTACGATCTTTTATATATTTTACAATCGGCCTAACAAACTCCGGATTTATAAATCCGGTATTTCCTTCCTCGCCGAAATGTATCTTAAGCGCAACGAATTCCCTGGCTTGTATGTGTTTGAATGCCCCTGTGGTTTTAATCCATTCAGGAAATTCTTTTATTTTTTTCCAAGGAAGAAAATATACCTGACTTGCC
Encoded proteins:
- a CDS encoding DUF362 domain-containing protein — protein: MAVERKMASQVYFLPWKKIKEFPEWIKTTGAFKHIQAREFVALKIHFGEEGNTGFINPEFVRPIVKYIKDRTGFPFLTDASTIYVGKRADAYHHLSIADKHGFNIKN